The following proteins are co-located in the Lachnospiraceae bacterium genome:
- a CDS encoding GHKL domain-containing protein, with protein sequence MIKPVFLLMRWLQTIPIALLMLTPFSDLELRRERRRCLLCSVIYLIFGCAALALLSAAVSTGGQRNIVARDISLAAVLAVYLSGWASVLRVPTVRKLLIGGMMLHYAAMLNAMSNVFAAFVLGENYVANVNAESGSMILCLCLLASTVLTWPLVWYFLRRVLRESLPVLEEREARRGLVYLCIMFVLFCLATYNPHYESMPDTPLFVTALVVTNMAAYFIFFREIGTVRKQAETARELAVWQTQYQHLIRRMEEARRLRHDLRHHLNTLGALNAQGRQEEIADYLKQYGTVYDRLEEQKFSGDPVVDSVLEYYLAQAGEEGIPVKCRVSLEGGGSGVDAMDMTVLLGNCLENALEALRPLPAEARRLSVEIAPMGVMLLVRIVNTCGNLEDGRDFAGWEAFPSCKGKGRKGVGLRSVAAIAEKYGGSAQFQRKNEEFTARISLCMCW encoded by the coding sequence GTGATTAAACCTGTTTTCCTTCTTATGCGCTGGCTGCAGACGATCCCCATAGCCCTGCTGATGCTTACCCCCTTTTCAGATTTGGAGCTGCGGAGAGAACGGCGGCGCTGTCTTTTATGCTCCGTGATCTATCTGATTTTTGGCTGTGCGGCACTGGCGCTGTTGAGCGCCGCTGTCAGTACGGGGGGACAGCGGAATATCGTTGCGCGGGATATAAGCCTCGCGGCAGTGCTTGCGGTCTACCTCTCCGGGTGGGCCAGCGTCCTCCGCGTCCCGACTGTCCGAAAGCTCCTGATCGGCGGCATGATGCTTCACTACGCCGCTATGCTCAACGCTATGAGCAACGTGTTCGCGGCGTTTGTGCTGGGCGAGAACTATGTGGCAAACGTCAATGCGGAAAGCGGGAGTATGATACTCTGCCTGTGCCTTTTGGCGTCAACGGTACTGACATGGCCGCTGGTCTGGTATTTTCTCCGGCGCGTTTTGCGGGAGAGCCTGCCCGTTCTGGAGGAACGGGAGGCCAGACGGGGACTAGTCTATCTATGTATCATGTTCGTGCTGTTCTGTCTGGCAACCTACAATCCCCACTATGAATCAATGCCGGATACGCCGCTTTTCGTTACCGCCCTGGTAGTGACGAATATGGCTGCTTACTTTATCTTCTTTCGGGAGATCGGCACAGTACGCAAGCAGGCGGAGACAGCCCGTGAGCTGGCGGTCTGGCAGACGCAGTACCAGCACCTCATCCGGAGAATGGAGGAAGCCCGCCGCCTGCGCCACGATCTGCGCCACCACCTCAACACCCTGGGGGCGCTGAACGCCCAGGGCAGGCAGGAGGAGATTGCGGACTACCTCAAACAGTACGGCACCGTCTACGACCGGCTGGAGGAACAGAAATTCAGCGGCGACCCGGTGGTGGACAGTGTATTGGAATACTACCTGGCCCAGGCCGGAGAGGAAGGAATACCCGTCAAGTGCCGGGTGTCCCTGGAGGGCGGCGGCAGCGGCGTGGACGCCATGGACATGACGGTGCTGCTGGGCAACTGCCTGGAAAACGCATTGGAGGCCCTGCGGCCCCTCCCAGCCGAAGCGCGGCGGCTGTCCGTCGAGATCGCCCCCATGGGCGTCATGCTGCTGGTGCGGATCGTCAACACCTGCGGTAATTTGGAGGACGGCAGGGACTTTGCCGGGTGGGAGGCGTTCCCCTCCTGCAAGGGCAAGGGGCGCAAGGGCGTGGGCCTG